Proteins from one Nitrospirota bacterium genomic window:
- a CDS encoding NUDIX hydrolase, with product MKIQVSSGGVVFKEADGSIEVALIAIKGGNIWSLPKGIIDKGETPESTAMREVKEETGLNGRLIDKIGDISYWYFMREENARCKKTVHYYLMSYISGTTEDHDREVDKSRWFPIDEAINMLSYKGDRETMEKAKKMILERAVPSAKGAI from the coding sequence TTGAAGATACAGGTCTCATCAGGTGGAGTCGTATTTAAAGAGGCAGATGGAAGTATAGAGGTTGCCCTTATTGCCATAAAGGGAGGTAATATCTGGAGTCTGCCAAAAGGCATTATTGACAAAGGAGAGACCCCTGAAAGCACTGCCATGAGAGAGGTAAAAGAGGAGACAGGCTTAAACGGAAGGCTTATCGACAAGATAGGCGATATATCTTACTGGTATTTTATGAGAGAAGAAAACGCAAGGTGTAAAAAGACAGTTCATTATTATCTTATGAGCTACATAAGTGGCACAACAGAAGACCATGACCGTGAGGTTGATAAGTCCAGATGGTTTCCAATAGATGAGGCTATTAACATGCTTTCCTATAAAGGAGATAGGGAGACGATGGAGAAGGCAAAAAAGATGATTCTCGAGAGGGCAGTGCCCTCTGCCAAAGGGGCTATATAG
- the mfd gene encoding transcription-repair coupling factor: MSLPQHIKSFISPLIPYPKRIYNLGGSSIAIFLSLLKEPFIMIEEDEELAERLLRDILFYKRLLHTDDTGCVFLPEPDTSTASGKRAEVVYKLSVEAKKASVITSKDALSNLWLPSSLKEDVLYLKTSMELDRLRLTERLRVLGYEHVSLVTEKGQFSVRQWIFDIFPSTEENPVRVEFFGDVIENMRVFDTETQKSISSIMDCAILPANEPKAGVNIMELIKGYEVFFAESAQEEIGEGHVLSKYAIRDEGVDARLLSIKGCGILPEERKGIEELATSVERLMKENKVIIVSSSVWQAERVGEILKEGGLIAPLLDIKEQVSYEGRISILNGELSAGLFMKGLYILTESEIFKKPPFRPMKSSRTSSLIASLSDLNEGDYVVHNLHGIGRFLGLLRQTVEGSEYDLMSIEYEGGDRLYLPLQAIDKVHKYHSKEGAIPKLDRLGSKKWLRTKEKVKEKIKEMAQRLLRLYAEREVSEGFSFSEDTELHREFDSFFLYKETPDQIRTIEEIKKDMASRKPMDRLLTGDVGYGKTEVAMRAAFRAIYDGKQVSVIVPTTLLCEQHLRTFKDRFSAFPVRIDYLSRFKSKRELQKTIKAIGQGEVDIVIGTHALLAKNIVFQDIGLLIIDEEHRFGVAQKERIKELKKGVDILTLSATPIPRTLQMALSGIRGMSIIETPPEERLSVRCVVSVFSDNIIKEAISKEIQRQGQVFFVHNRVQDIMKVAGYLRNLMPDLRIAVAHGQKTSRELEKIMFEFLNRSVDMLVSSAIIGSGLDIPTANTIIINMADKMGLADLYQLKGRVGRSYQKAFAYFLIPGWNVIHEDARKRLQAVQELSYLGAGLRLAMKDLEIRGAGNLLGPEQSGYIMAVGFDMYIEMLEEAVSELKGIEKKEKVVQAEGRGSSYYLHQTDR, translated from the coding sequence ATGAGCCTTCCTCAGCATATCAAGAGTTTCATATCCCCTCTCATACCTTATCCAAAGCGTATCTATAATCTCGGTGGCTCATCCATTGCGATTTTTCTTTCACTGCTTAAAGAGCCATTCATTATGATTGAAGAGGACGAGGAGTTAGCCGAAAGGCTACTCAGGGACATACTGTTTTATAAAAGACTTCTCCATACCGATGACACTGGTTGTGTGTTTCTTCCAGAGCCTGATACTTCCACAGCATCGGGCAAAAGGGCTGAGGTTGTATATAAACTCTCTGTCGAAGCTAAAAAGGCATCTGTTATTACAAGCAAAGATGCACTTTCGAATTTATGGTTACCATCCTCCCTCAAGGAAGATGTCCTTTACCTTAAAACCTCTATGGAACTCGATAGATTGCGCCTTACAGAGAGACTTAGGGTTTTAGGTTATGAGCATGTTAGTCTTGTTACAGAGAAAGGGCAGTTCAGTGTAAGGCAGTGGATTTTTGACATATTTCCATCTACAGAGGAAAACCCTGTCAGGGTGGAATTCTTTGGCGATGTCATAGAAAACATGAGGGTGTTTGACACAGAGACCCAGAAATCAATATCCAGCATAATGGACTGTGCCATCCTGCCTGCAAATGAGCCAAAGGCAGGAGTAAATATAATGGAGTTGATAAAGGGATACGAGGTCTTCTTTGCGGAATCTGCCCAAGAGGAAATAGGAGAGGGGCATGTCCTTTCAAAATATGCAATCAGGGACGAGGGCGTAGATGCAAGGCTTCTTTCTATAAAGGGGTGTGGCATACTGCCTGAGGAAAGAAAGGGCATAGAGGAGCTTGCCACATCCGTTGAAAGACTAATGAAAGAAAATAAGGTAATAATCGTTTCTTCTTCGGTGTGGCAGGCTGAAAGAGTAGGGGAAATCTTAAAAGAAGGCGGACTCATTGCGCCTCTTTTGGATATAAAAGAGCAGGTATCCTATGAAGGTCGAATCTCGATATTAAATGGCGAGCTTTCGGCAGGGCTCTTTATGAAAGGGCTTTATATACTTACCGAAAGCGAGATATTCAAAAAGCCTCCATTCAGGCCAATGAAGAGCTCCCGCACTTCAAGCCTAATTGCATCCCTATCGGACCTTAACGAAGGAGATTATGTTGTTCATAACCTGCATGGCATTGGAAGGTTTCTGGGTCTTTTAAGGCAGACTGTGGAGGGCTCTGAATATGACCTGATGAGCATCGAATATGAAGGTGGAGACAGGCTTTATCTTCCTTTACAGGCAATAGATAAGGTTCATAAGTATCACTCAAAAGAAGGGGCTATTCCTAAGCTCGACAGACTGGGAAGTAAGAAATGGTTAAGGACAAAGGAAAAGGTTAAAGAGAAGATAAAAGAGATGGCTCAGCGACTCCTCAGGCTTTATGCAGAAAGAGAGGTCTCAGAGGGCTTTAGTTTTAGCGAGGACACAGAGCTTCACAGGGAATTCGATAGCTTCTTTCTATATAAGGAAACCCCTGACCAGATAAGAACTATAGAGGAGATTAAAAAGGATATGGCATCCAGAAAGCCGATGGACAGGCTTCTTACAGGAGATGTTGGCTATGGAAAGACCGAGGTCGCCATGAGGGCGGCTTTTAGGGCTATTTATGACGGAAAACAGGTGTCTGTTATTGTGCCTACAACGCTTCTTTGCGAACAGCACCTGAGAACATTCAAAGACAGGTTCTCTGCATTCCCAGTAAGAATCGATTATCTAAGCAGGTTTAAATCTAAAAGGGAACTGCAAAAAACCATAAAGGCAATTGGCCAAGGCGAGGTAGATATAGTTATTGGCACACATGCCCTGCTTGCAAAAAATATAGTATTTCAGGACATTGGGCTCCTTATTATCGATGAGGAGCACAGATTTGGCGTAGCACAGAAGGAAAGGATTAAGGAGCTTAAAAAAGGCGTGGATATACTTACGCTTTCTGCAACCCCAATACCAAGGACCCTTCAGATGGCTCTTTCGGGCATAAGGGGTATGAGCATCATAGAGACCCCTCCAGAGGAAAGGCTTTCTGTGAGGTGTGTTGTTTCTGTGTTTTCAGACAATATCATAAAAGAGGCTATAAGTAAGGAGATACAAAGACAAGGACAGGTGTTTTTCGTTCATAACAGGGTTCAAGACATAATGAAGGTCGCAGGGTATCTGAGGAATCTCATGCCTGACTTAAGGATTGCCGTTGCACACGGACAGAAGACTTCGAGAGAGCTCGAAAAGATTATGTTTGAGTTTCTGAATCGCAGTGTGGATATGCTTGTCTCCTCTGCAATCATAGGCTCGGGATTGGATATACCAACCGCAAATACAATAATCATAAATATGGCAGACAAGATGGGTCTTGCAGACCTTTATCAGCTAAAGGGCCGTGTTGGAAGAAGCTATCAAAAGGCATTTGCCTATTTTCTTATTCCTGGATGGAATGTTATCCATGAGGATGCAAGGAAAAGGCTTCAAGCAGTTCAGGAGCTAAGCTATTTAGGTGCAGGGTTGAGGCTTGCAATGAAAGACCTTGAGATAAGAGGCGCAGGGAATCTCCTTGGTCCTGAGCAGTCAGGATATATTATGGCAGTTGGCTTTGACATGTACATAGAGATGCTCGAAGAAGCAGTATCCGAGCTTAAGGGCATCGAGAAGAAAGAAAAGGTCGTTCAGGCTGAAGGCAGAGGGTCTTCTTATTACCTCCATCAGACAGACAGATAG
- the rfaE2 gene encoding D-glycero-beta-D-manno-heptose 1-phosphate adenylyltransferase, which translates to MDAKSRGKKVVFTNGCFDIIHIGHIRYLREAKKLGDVLIVAVNSDKSVSRIKPGRPVTPQVERIEVVSALEMVDYVTVFEEDTPYELIKLLRPDVLVKGGDWKKEEVVGSDLVSQTVSLPYIEGASTTGIIEKIQALKNTF; encoded by the coding sequence ATGGATGCAAAGTCAAGGGGCAAAAAGGTGGTCTTTACAAACGGCTGTTTCGATATTATTCATATTGGACATATAAGGTATCTCAGGGAGGCAAAAAAATTAGGAGATGTTCTTATAGTAGCGGTAAACTCCGACAAATCGGTCTCGAGGATAAAGCCCGGAAGGCCTGTTACTCCTCAGGTAGAGCGCATAGAGGTTGTTTCGGCTTTAGAGATGGTGGATTATGTCACTGTCTTTGAGGAGGATACTCCTTATGAGCTGATAAAACTCCTTAGACCCGATGTGCTTGTCAAGGGTGGCGACTGGAAGAAGGAGGAGGTTGTGGGCTCAGACCTTGTCAGTCAGACCGTGAGCCTTCCTTATATAGAAGGTGCCTCTACAACAGGGATAATCGAAAAGATACAGGCATTAAAAAATACCTTTTAG